The following coding sequences lie in one Candidatus Abawacabacteria bacterium genomic window:
- a CDS encoding site-2 protease family protein, translating to MFATILNTAINIASFLFILGILVLVHEWGHFWVARKCGVKVEEFAFGLPPRLWGKKKGDTLYAINAIPFGGYVKMLGQDDFDPKAAVDTPRTADHFEAKTWWQKALILCAGVAMNVLLAIVLFSIGYMVGMKPLIPDSPLFNQALERNGVIIREIQKDSLGESIGIPNEGKIEKINNTTVKTTAQLHELIGKYKNAGFSLTIDNQTYGIPALKENEKIGLAYGENMTLKEIQLPPHQAIYYGAVDSVLILRETFASFGKLITQLFTKLELSQEVTGPVGIFKLTAQVTQNGFIPFLQLIALLSLSLAAVNIIPFPALDGGRLFFVLLESIFPKRWNKLIEGKVHLIGMMLLLLFMLAITYKDIVKLFN from the coding sequence AATGGGGACATTTTTGGGTAGCTAGGAAGTGCGGCGTGAAAGTAGAAGAATTCGCTTTTGGCTTACCACCCAGACTGTGGGGTAAGAAAAAAGGTGATACTTTGTATGCGATCAATGCTATTCCCTTCGGTGGCTACGTGAAAATGCTAGGACAAGATGACTTCGATCCCAAAGCGGCCGTCGACACACCTCGAACTGCAGATCATTTTGAAGCTAAAACCTGGTGGCAGAAAGCATTAATACTGTGTGCTGGTGTAGCCATGAATGTCCTATTGGCAATTGTCCTCTTTAGCATTGGCTATATGGTGGGCATGAAACCCTTAATTCCAGATTCACCTTTATTTAATCAAGCTTTAGAACGAAATGGAGTGATAATTCGCGAAATTCAAAAAGACTCATTAGGAGAAAGTATCGGGATTCCAAATGAAGGGAAAATTGAAAAGATTAACAATACCACGGTAAAAACTACCGCACAGTTGCACGAGCTAATCGGTAAGTACAAAAATGCTGGTTTTAGTCTGACCATTGATAATCAGACATACGGGATACCTGCTCTCAAGGAAAATGAAAAAATTGGCTTAGCTTATGGTGAGAATATGACCTTAAAAGAAATTCAATTACCCCCACATCAAGCTATCTACTATGGTGCTGTTGACAGCGTATTGATACTACGAGAGACCTTTGCTAGTTTTGGCAAATTGATCACTCAGTTGTTTACCAAACTGGAGCTGAGCCAAGAAGTAACAGGCCCGGTAGGAATATTCAAGCTTACAGCTCAAGTGACTCAAAATGGCTTTATCCCCTTTTTACAATTAATTGCATTACTCTCTTTGAGCTTGGCAGCTGTAAATATCATTCCTTTTCCGGCACTTGATGGTGGCAGATTGTTCTTCGTCCTCCTAGAAAGTATCTTTCCTAAACGTTGGAATAAACTCATTGAAGGTAAGGTTCATTTGATTGGCATGATGTTATTGCTACTTTTCATGCTAGCCATTACCTACAAGGATATCGTGAAACTTTTTAATTAG